Proteins encoded together in one Peribacillus asahii window:
- a CDS encoding ZIP family metal transporter yields the protein MKTKWIISGLVPLVLLVGVLAWVLINGAGIEKDPAAPIEVLNIERIKVTNGGFELSVSNTGPETLTISQVIVNDSVWNFSVSPDSTLKRFEDGKLTIPYPWVEGDPHAIKIITENGIVTEGEIVAATLTPEASWSNFLNYGFIGFYVGIVPITLGLLWYPFMKHFRRKWINAILALTVGLLLFLFVGTLADGFEIGMEAPSVFQGNMVVIIGAALTFLLLIGFDQYQHKRQESKGFSAFKLALLMATGIGLHNFGEGLAIGSSFALGEAALGTFLIIGFTLHNITEGIGIAAPLLKTKPSIKDFLILGTIAGAPAILGTWFGGFIFSPIWGALFLGIGAGAILQVIYVITKMLIEDHRTHKEPSVSWLNLSGFAIGMLIMYFTAFFVKF from the coding sequence ATGAAAACAAAATGGATAATCTCAGGATTAGTTCCTTTAGTTTTACTTGTGGGGGTATTAGCATGGGTATTAATAAATGGAGCAGGAATAGAAAAAGATCCTGCTGCACCTATTGAAGTATTAAATATTGAAAGGATTAAAGTAACGAATGGAGGTTTTGAACTTTCAGTAAGTAACACCGGTCCAGAAACACTTACCATTTCACAAGTAATTGTAAATGATTCTGTTTGGAATTTCAGCGTTTCACCTGATTCTACGCTTAAACGGTTTGAAGATGGGAAACTAACTATTCCCTATCCATGGGTTGAGGGGGATCCTCATGCTATTAAAATTATCACTGAAAATGGCATTGTAACAGAAGGGGAAATTGTAGCGGCAACTTTGACTCCTGAAGCTAGCTGGAGCAACTTTTTAAACTATGGCTTTATCGGTTTTTATGTCGGAATTGTCCCTATTACTCTAGGATTATTGTGGTATCCATTTATGAAGCATTTTAGGCGAAAATGGATTAATGCTATCCTTGCACTTACTGTCGGACTCTTATTATTCCTGTTTGTTGGAACGCTTGCTGACGGATTTGAGATTGGTATGGAAGCTCCTTCTGTGTTCCAAGGGAATATGGTGGTCATAATCGGAGCTGCTCTAACCTTTTTACTATTAATCGGATTTGATCAGTATCAGCATAAAAGACAGGAGTCTAAAGGCTTTTCAGCTTTTAAATTAGCACTTCTAATGGCTACAGGAATTGGGCTTCATAATTTCGGAGAAGGATTGGCGATTGGATCTTCTTTTGCTCTCGGTGAAGCTGCATTAGGAACATTTTTAATCATTGGCTTTACCCTGCACAATATTACAGAAGGGATTGGGATAGCTGCTCCCCTTTTAAAAACCAAGCCAAGTATAAAGGACTTTTTAATTCTCGGAACAATTGCTGGTGCACCTGCCATTCTTGGTACTTGGTTTGGCGGTTTCATTTTCTCGCCAATATGGGGTGCTTTATTCTTAGGAATTGGAGCAGGGGCCATTTTACAAGTAATTTATGTCATTACAAAAATGCTTATTGAAGATCATCGAACACATAAGGAGCCATCTGTCTCATGGTTAAATCTTTCTGGATTCGCCATTGGAATGTTAATCATGTACTTTACTGCATTTTTTGTTA
- a CDS encoding multicopper oxidase domain-containing protein, whose translation MTDQSKISRRDVLKLGSAGALGIAGSYFLNNLATSTSLVKAQSHSQKHSNMNHSQMVGDITKNSGYNMAEQLLTTFDYGKVSILSNGKTLREYEIVAIDKEIEIANGIKFPGWTYNGTIPGPTFRCTEGDLLRFHFTNGGSHPHSIHFHGIHPPEMDGIAPISPGQTFTYEFEAKPYGMQIYHCHVLPLARHIHKGLYGNFIIDPKTPREPALELNMVMNGFDLDLDGENDFYTVNGYAFAFMNHPIKVKKDQLVRIYLSNLTEFDLINSFHLHANYFTYYPTGRNDNPSQFTDTIMQCQGERGIIEVSFPYKGKYMFHAHVSEFAELGWMGFFEVE comes from the coding sequence ATGACTGACCAAAGTAAAATTTCTAGACGTGACGTTTTAAAGTTGGGATCTGCTGGTGCTTTAGGTATAGCGGGGAGTTATTTTTTAAATAATTTAGCGACTTCGACCTCTTTGGTTAAAGCACAATCGCATAGCCAAAAACACAGTAATATGAATCATAGTCAAATGGTGGGAGATATTACAAAAAACTCAGGTTATAACATGGCTGAACAGTTACTAACCACATTTGATTACGGAAAAGTAAGTATATTATCAAATGGAAAAACGCTTCGTGAATATGAAATTGTGGCTATAGATAAAGAAATTGAAATTGCAAATGGGATAAAATTTCCGGGGTGGACTTACAACGGGACGATACCAGGCCCTACTTTTCGTTGTACGGAAGGGGACTTACTACGTTTTCATTTCACAAATGGAGGCAGTCACCCTCACTCTATTCACTTTCATGGTATACACCCTCCAGAAATGGATGGAATTGCACCGATTTCCCCAGGGCAAACATTTACTTATGAATTTGAAGCTAAGCCATACGGAATGCAGATCTATCATTGTCATGTATTACCACTTGCTCGCCATATTCATAAGGGATTGTATGGGAACTTTATTATTGATCCAAAAACACCAAGGGAACCGGCGTTAGAGTTAAATATGGTGATGAATGGGTTTGACTTGGATTTAGATGGCGAAAACGATTTTTATACGGTTAATGGGTATGCCTTCGCATTCATGAATCATCCGATTAAAGTAAAAAAAGACCAATTAGTTCGTATTTATCTTAGTAACTTAACAGAATTTGATTTAATTAATTCCTTCCATCTTCACGCTAACTATTTTACGTATTATCCGACAGGAAGGAATGATAACCCTTCTCAATTCACTGATACGATCATGCAGTGTCAAGGAGAACGCGGTATTATTGAAGTGAGTTTTCCTTATAAGGGAAAATATATGTTTCATGCCCATGTCAGTGAATTTGCTGAATTGGGGTGGATGGGATTTTTTGAAGTAGAGTAA
- a CDS encoding cytochrome P450 — protein MTNDIKQKLEVPNITPFSLSSPEFLRNPYPIYDNLRSNNPIYRGNSFKYPGWYITGYEEAVTILKDHINFKSRTPLPQTSKKYEHLKNMQNDMMLFKNQHDHKRLRMLVSKVFSPSVVEDYRPYIEETVNDLLNKVQNKRQMDVVTDFAFPLASLIIAKILGVPSEERNQFREWAVSLIETIDFTRTKATLVNGNDTTMLLIVYFKKLIKKRKQAPQDDLISMLIREEQHGDRLTDEELLATCILLVIAGHETTVNLISNSILTLLNHPEQLRMLKENPLLIKTAVEEFLRYESPTQMTARIALEDIEMNGVTIKKGEQVYIMLGAANRDPKKFVEPNVLDITRNLNPHLAFGYGIHFCLGSSLARLEAQIAIQTLLQQMEHLQLATSDLQWRKLIGFRSLKELLVTFN, from the coding sequence ATGACAAACGATATAAAACAAAAGCTAGAAGTTCCGAACATAACACCATTTTCACTTTCTTCTCCTGAGTTTCTAAGAAATCCTTACCCCATTTATGATAATTTACGTTCTAATAACCCTATTTATAGGGGGAATTCATTTAAATATCCGGGTTGGTATATAACTGGCTATGAAGAGGCTGTAACGATTCTTAAAGACCATATAAATTTTAAAAGTCGCACCCCGCTGCCTCAGACATCGAAAAAATATGAACATCTTAAAAATATGCAGAACGATATGATGCTTTTTAAGAATCAACATGATCATAAACGTTTACGCATGTTGGTTAGTAAAGTATTTAGTCCAAGTGTTGTGGAAGATTATCGTCCTTATATAGAAGAAACAGTTAATGACTTACTGAATAAGGTGCAAAATAAGAGGCAAATGGATGTTGTTACAGATTTTGCATTTCCTTTAGCTAGTCTCATTATAGCTAAAATATTAGGGGTACCATCAGAAGAGCGCAATCAATTCAGGGAATGGGCTGTTAGCTTAATCGAAACAATTGATTTTACTCGGACAAAAGCGACATTAGTAAATGGAAACGATACAACGATGCTGTTAATCGTTTATTTTAAAAAGCTAATCAAAAAACGGAAGCAAGCCCCTCAAGATGATCTTATTAGCATGTTAATAAGGGAGGAACAACATGGTGACAGGTTAACAGATGAAGAATTACTCGCAACATGTATTTTACTTGTTATTGCTGGACATGAGACAACAGTAAACCTCATTAGCAATTCGATTCTAACCTTATTGAATCACCCAGAGCAATTAAGGATGTTAAAGGAAAATCCATTACTGATTAAAACAGCAGTTGAGGAATTTTTACGCTATGAAAGCCCAACACAGATGACCGCTCGTATTGCATTAGAAGATATTGAAATGAATGGAGTCACCATTAAAAAAGGCGAGCAAGTATACATAATGTTAGGAGCAGCGAATCGTGATCCGAAAAAATTCGTTGAACCCAATGTGCTCGATATCACTAGAAACTTGAATCCTCATCTTGCATTTGGATATGGAATTCACTTTTGTTTAGGATCATCATTAGCACGTCTTGAAGCACAAATAGCTATTCAAACACTCCTGCAACAAATGGAGCATCTTCAATTAGCTACATCTGACCTACAATGGAGAAAACTAATTGGTTTTAGATCACTAAAAGAACTGCTGGTCACTTTTAATTAA
- a CDS encoding IucA/IucC family protein has translation MKIVETDISKFTKQSWEKVNQQLLAKMLQEFMYEHIIEPTEIQKLSQATLYQWKDKKGVTYTYEAKERLFDSYHVIANTIKVTFENQEITVSKALQLLIGLSEEEGMTSSTAGHLAKEYFHTLVADLYLQNQKSADELSTMDYAELEGEMTGHPWITYNKGRIGFGFDDYVRFAPEQKNPIQLSWIAVAKQVCSFHSVAALSFEKMINQELSEAALKSFADKLKERQLTCSDYYYLPVHEWQWLNVIVPLFAEYIANDFIVPLGEGEDSYLPQQSIRTFVNTTHREKFHVKLPMSILNTLVYRGLPSERCVIAPQVTEYIKGIRDQDTFLRDTCKIGLLGEVATLNVNHPTFTNIQNAPYQYLEMLGVVWRESVYEELEEGEQALTLAALLHLDYSGKALVSTYIQKSGLTPREWISALMNAILPPLLHYLYQYGTVFSPHGQNTVLVLNNFKPVRIIMKDFVDDVNISNQPFDELRSLSQELKNVLRSEEPEGLTQFILTGLFICHFRYLAPILEEHEQVTEQEFWSMVRNEILHYQLQHPQLHDRFKLFDLLRPRVTKLTLNRNRMFDYGYADDGDRPHASEYGTVRNALHEVCELIK, from the coding sequence ATGAAAATTGTAGAAACGGATATATCCAAGTTTACGAAACAATCGTGGGAAAAAGTGAATCAACAACTGCTTGCAAAAATGCTGCAAGAGTTTATGTATGAACATATTATTGAACCAACGGAAATACAAAAATTATCACAGGCTACCTTGTATCAATGGAAAGATAAGAAAGGAGTAACTTATACGTATGAAGCAAAAGAAAGGCTATTTGATAGTTATCATGTTATAGCGAATACGATAAAAGTAACGTTTGAAAACCAAGAAATCACAGTCTCTAAAGCGCTGCAGTTACTAATCGGATTGTCCGAAGAAGAAGGAATGACAAGCTCTACAGCAGGACATTTAGCGAAAGAATATTTTCATACGTTAGTTGCTGATTTATATTTGCAAAATCAAAAATCGGCAGATGAGCTTTCTACAATGGATTACGCTGAATTGGAAGGGGAAATGACGGGGCATCCGTGGATTACATATAATAAAGGAAGAATTGGTTTTGGATTTGATGATTATGTGAGATTTGCTCCAGAACAAAAAAATCCTATTCAGCTCTCATGGATTGCTGTTGCTAAACAAGTGTGTTCATTTCATTCAGTAGCCGCGTTGTCATTTGAAAAAATGATAAATCAAGAACTGAGCGAAGCCGCACTGAAATCATTCGCTGATAAATTGAAAGAACGCCAACTAACATGTAGTGATTATTATTATTTACCTGTTCATGAATGGCAATGGTTAAATGTCATCGTTCCTCTCTTTGCGGAGTATATTGCGAATGACTTTATCGTTCCGCTTGGAGAAGGTGAAGATAGCTATTTACCACAGCAGTCTATTCGAACATTTGTAAATACGACTCATCGAGAAAAATTTCATGTAAAGCTTCCGATGAGTATATTAAATACACTTGTTTATCGAGGGTTGCCTAGTGAACGATGTGTTATAGCCCCTCAGGTAACGGAATACATTAAAGGCATTCGAGATCAAGATACCTTTTTAAGAGATACGTGTAAGATAGGACTACTCGGTGAAGTGGCAACGTTAAACGTAAATCACCCTACGTTTACCAATATTCAAAATGCCCCTTATCAATATTTAGAAATGCTTGGCGTGGTATGGAGAGAAAGTGTCTACGAAGAGTTAGAAGAAGGAGAACAAGCCCTTACATTAGCTGCTTTGTTGCATCTCGATTATTCCGGGAAGGCGCTTGTATCAACATATATCCAAAAATCCGGCTTGACACCCAGAGAGTGGATTTCTGCATTAATGAATGCTATATTGCCTCCGCTATTGCATTATTTATATCAATATGGAACAGTATTCTCACCGCATGGTCAAAATACTGTGCTTGTATTAAACAATTTTAAACCTGTTCGAATTATTATGAAAGACTTTGTAGATGATGTGAATATTAGCAATCAACCGTTTGATGAGTTACGATCATTATCTCAAGAGCTAAAAAATGTATTAAGGAGCGAGGAACCAGAAGGGTTAACGCAGTTTATTTTAACCGGTTTATTTATTTGTCATTTCCGTTATTTGGCACCGATTTTAGAAGAACATGAACAGGTTACGGAACAAGAGTTTTGGAGTATGGTCCGTAATGAAATTTTGCATTATCAATTACAACATCCACAGCTGCACGACCGATTTAAACTATTTGATTTATTGCGTCCTAGAGTAACAAAATTAACATTAAACCGAAATCGTATGTTTGATTATGGATACGCAGATGACGGAGATCGTCCGCATGCAAGTGAATATGGAACAGTAAGAAATGCATTACATGAGGTTTGTGAATTGATAAAATAA
- a CDS encoding MFS transporter — protein sequence MTRNQFVFVCLFLTMLSEVLLSPFYPQYFSEAFGVQGVEMTSIFIICCRLVVIIMTPFWGAILKKWSMRQVVICSLFMTAVFKVILSESTTFLSFLITSLLLLVFQSSLYLLYPYLVESMEQQEEKAKKTTIYMLVMHTAIIVSSLLGSFIITWEMPLKVYLIFACMDLGLMVILLATKLLSPDAVKKDQPIHMKVKKQPIYFYMIAIFFFHLGHNVIRPYFTLFVEDRYEVGNQMNALLYVMPSMMAIILKFCVPIRVFRGQDTMLLYIVTILSVFSLTIQASIDSLGIFIISRIIYGGCFYLSMVVLDIYLFRQFHEAATYYYSWLIAVQNVALLFAPLLALTVSKVSLYVPLLCGAVLLVAAIIAITIHNKPVVLYKKVKENEG from the coding sequence ATGACTCGCAATCAATTTGTCTTTGTATGCTTGTTTCTAACGATGCTGTCTGAGGTGTTATTATCTCCATTTTATCCGCAGTATTTTTCAGAGGCATTTGGCGTACAAGGAGTAGAAATGACTTCTATTTTTATCATTTGCTGTCGACTTGTTGTCATCATTATGACACCTTTCTGGGGAGCTATATTAAAGAAGTGGTCCATGCGACAAGTTGTAATATGCTCTCTTTTTATGACAGCTGTTTTTAAAGTCATTCTGAGTGAAAGTACAACATTTTTAAGCTTTTTAATAACATCGCTTTTATTGCTTGTATTTCAAAGCAGTTTATATCTATTGTATCCCTATTTAGTTGAAAGTATGGAACAACAAGAGGAGAAAGCGAAAAAAACAACGATTTATATGCTCGTCATGCACACAGCTATCATTGTTTCGAGTTTATTAGGAAGCTTCATCATTACATGGGAAATGCCCCTTAAAGTATATCTGATATTCGCTTGTATGGATCTTGGTCTGATGGTCATTTTACTAGCGACAAAACTGTTGTCACCCGATGCGGTAAAGAAAGATCAACCAATACATATGAAAGTTAAAAAGCAGCCCATTTACTTTTATATGATAGCTATCTTTTTCTTTCATCTTGGCCATAATGTGATTCGCCCTTACTTCACCTTGTTTGTGGAGGATAGATACGAAGTAGGTAATCAAATGAATGCTTTACTCTATGTTATGCCAAGTATGATGGCTATTATATTGAAGTTTTGTGTACCAATCCGTGTCTTTAGAGGTCAAGACACAATGCTATTGTATATAGTAACGATTCTTAGTGTGTTTTCGTTAACTATACAAGCATCTATTGATAGTCTAGGGATATTTATTATAAGTCGAATTATATACGGGGGCTGTTTTTACCTCAGTATGGTTGTATTAGATATTTATTTATTTCGACAATTCCATGAAGCGGCTACTTATTATTATAGCTGGTTAATCGCTGTACAAAATGTGGCACTGCTCTTTGCTCCTTTGTTGGCGTTAACGGTGAGTAAGGTAAGTTTGTACGTCCCTTTGCTATGCGGTGCCGTTTTATTAGTAGCAGCAATCATTGCCATAACAATTCATAACAAACCAGTAGTGCTTTATAAAAAGGTAAAGGAGAATGAAGGATGA